A genomic window from Excalfactoria chinensis isolate bCotChi1 chromosome 18, bCotChi1.hap2, whole genome shotgun sequence includes:
- the PMPCA gene encoding mitochondrial-processing peptidase subunit alpha, giving the protein MAAAVAWLRRGAWGPARRCGLAAARSYSGGGSYPNVSLTCPLPGVPKAVFAAAEGRERLETRVSVLQNGLRVASQNKFGQFCTVGLLINSGSRHEAKYLSGIAHFLEKLAFSSTAQFSSKDEILLTLEKHGGICDCQASRDTIMYAVSAEAKGLDTVVNLLADVALQPRLSDEEIEMTRMAIRFELEDLNMRPDPEPLLTEMIHAAAYRENTVGLKRFCPVENTDKIDQKVLHSYLSNYYTLDRMVLAGVGIEHEQLVECAKKYLLGVEPVWGSAQTKEVDRSVAQYTGGIVKVEKDMSDVSLGPTPIPELTHIMIGLESCSFLEEDFIPFAVLNMMMGGGGSFSAGGPGKGMFTRLYLNVLNRHHWMYNATSYHHSYEDTGLLCIHASADPKQVREMVEIITREFILMAGAIGEVELERAKTQLKSMLMMNLESRPVIFEDVGRQVLATNTRKLPHELCALISKVKSSDIKRVVTKMLHKKPAVAALGDLTDLPTYEHIQEALSSKDGRLPRLYRLFR; this is encoded by the exons ATGGCGGCCGCCGTGGCGTGGTTGCGGCGAGGCGCGtggggcccggcccggcg GTGCGGGCTGGCGGCCGCACGGAGCTACAGCGGAGGCGGTTCGTACCCCAACGTGTCGCTGACGTGCCCGCTGCCCGGCGTGCCCAAAGCCGTGTTCGCCGCGGCGGAGGGTCGGGAGCGCTTGGAGACGCGGGTGTCGGTGCTGCAGAACGGGCTGCGCGTGGCATCGCAGAACAAGTTCGGCCAGTTCTGCACCGTGGGCC TCCTCATCAACTCCGGATCGCGGCACGAGGCGAAGTACCTGAGCGGCATCGCGCActtcctggagaagctggcgTTCTCC TCCACAGCGCAGTTTAGCAGCAAAGATGAAATTCTCCTCACCTTAGAGAAGCACGGAGGCATCTGTGACTGCCAGGCATCCAG GGACACCATCATGTATGCTGTTTCTGCTGAAGCCAAAGGCTTGGACACGGTGGTCAACTTGCTGGCTGACGTAGCCCTGCAGCCCAGGTTATCAG ATGAAGAAATTGAGATGACTCGAATGGCGATACGGTTTGAGCTCGAGGACTTGAATATGAGACCTGATCCAGAACCTCTCCTCACAGAAATGATCCACGCG GCAGcctacagagaaaatacagttgGACTGAAGAGGTTCTGCCCAGTGGAAAACACTGATAAAATCGATCAGAAAGTCTTGCATTCCTACCTGAGCAATTACTATACGCTGGACAGGATGGTGCTGGCAGGGGTGGGAATTGAGCACGAGCAGTTGGTGGAGTGTGCAAAGAAATACCTGCTTGGAGTGGAACCAGTGTGGGGTAGTGCACAGACCAAGGAGGTGGACAGGTCTGTGGCTCAGTACACAGGCGGCATTGTCAAG GTCGAAAAAGACATGTCAGATGTGAGCCTGGGTCCTACTCCAATCCCAGAGCTTACCCACATTATGATTGGGTTAGAAAGCTGCTCATTTTTA GAGGAAGACTTCATTCCCTTTGCAGTATTAAATATGATGATGGGAGGCGGTGGCTCTTTTTCAGCTGGAGGGCCTGGCAAGGGCATGTTCACCCGACTGTATCTCAATGTGCTCAACag GCACCACTGGATGTATAATGCAACTTCTTACCACCACAGTTACGAGGACACAGGTCTCCTGTGTATACATGCCAGTGCAGATCCCAAACAG GTCCGAGAGATGGTGGAAATCATCACAAGAGAATTCATTCTAATGGCAGGAGCGATAGGAGAG GTAGAACTTGAGCGAGCAAAAACACAACTCAAGTCAATGCTCATGATGAACCTCGAGTCAAGACCAGTTATCTTTGAAGATGTGGGAAGGCAAGTGTTGGCAACCAACACAAGGAAACTACCTCATGAGCTGTGTGCACTGATCA GTAAGGTGAAATCCTCTGACATCAAGAGAGTGGTCACTAAGATGCTCCATAAGAAACCAGCTGTGGCTGCACTGGGTGACTTGACAGACCTGCCTACCTATGAACACATCCAAGAAGCACTTTCTAGTAAGGATGGTCGGCTTCCCCGGCTGTATCGGCTCTTTCGATAA